ATATTTAAAATAAGTCCTTCCTTTTTTCTGTCTTCCGATAAATAAGCTATACCATTTTCTATAGCTTGTTTAGGAGAATTTATATTAACTTTTTTATCATTTACATATATTTCTCCACTGGTTTTCTTATACTCTCCAAATATAGTCTTAGCTAATTCTGTTCTTCCAGATCCCATAAGTCCTGCTAATCCTAATATTTCTCCTGCCCTTACTTGAAAGGAGACATTTTTTACTTTATCTTTATATGATAGATTATTTACTTCTAGTAATGTATCTCCTTTATCAACTTTTTTATATGGAAATTGTTCTTCTAATTTTCTTCCAACCATCATAGTTATTAAATCATCTTTTGTTGTATCTTCTACCTTAACTTCTCCTACATATTTACCATCTCTTAATACATTTACTCTATCGCATATTTGGAATATTTCATCTAACCTATGTGATATATATATTATAGAAATTCCTTCAGATTTTAATTTATTTATAACTTTAAAAAGCCTTTCTGTTTCTACTTCAGTTAAAGCAGTGGTAGGTTCATCCATTATTATTAGTTTGGATTTTTTAGAAATAGCTTTAATGATTTCTATCATTTGCATTTCACCTATGCTTATATCCTTAACTAAAGTATCCTCATCTGTTGTAAATCCTATAGTAGATAATAATTTTTTACTTTCCGATCTCATATAATCCTTATCAAGTTTATTAAAAATCCCATTATATTTTTCATTGCCTAAAAATATATTCTCATATATCTTTAAATTTGGAAGTAAACTTAATTCCTGATGTATTATAGATATCCCTAATTTTTCTGCTTGCTTTATACCATTTATATCAACTTCTTCTTCATTTATAAAAATACTTCCTTTATCTTTTGTATATACACCACTTAATATTTTCATCAATGTAGATTTACCTGCTCCATTTTCCCCCAAAAGAGCTAATACTTCTCCCTCATATACTTTAAGTTCCACATTATCTAATGCTTGTACACCAGAAAAAGCCTTGGAAATTCCTTTCATCTCTAAAAAAGGTTTCTTTTCTAATTTATCTTTTTCCATTAGAAAATCACTCCTGATTTTAATATTATATTTGCATAGGGTGTTTGTTCTCCTGTCCTTATAACAGCTTTACAATCCTTCAAATTATTTTTTAATTCTTCATGAGATATGAATATTATTTTTTTATCTCCTAATTGTTTTTTTATTTCTTTAAAAATTTCTGGACTTACCTCTTTAGTTTCATTAGCTATTTGTACTTCTTCTACTTCAAGCTCCATCATTACACTTTTTAAAGTATCCATAAAAGTTGGAATATTTTTTATTAATGCTAAATCTATTCTTTTAGTTCCTTCAGGTATAGGCAATCCACAATCTCCTATAGCTAAAGAATCTGTATGTCCCATTTTAGATATTACATGGGATATTTCACTATTTAAAATTCCTACTTTTTTCATATTTAACCCTCCTTAAAAACTTCTTCAACTTCTTTTAAATATGGTATGGAGGACTGAGCTCCTTCTTTTTGTACTACTATAGATGATACTTTATTCCCATAAAGTACACCTTCTTTTATATTATCAAAATTTAATTCACTATCTCCTAATTTATGCGCTAAAGCACCTATAAAGCTATCTCCTGCTGCTGTAGTATCTACAGCATTTACTTTATAAGCTGGCACTATTTCAAATTTATCTTTGGATACAATTGCTGCTCCTTTTTCTCCAAGAGTAATAACTACGAATTTCACTCCATTCTCCAAGAAAAACTTTGCAGATTCTCTCATATCTTTTTCATCTTTTATTTCTACTTTTGTAATTTCAAAAGCCTCTGTTTCATTTGGAACAATAATATCTGTATTTTCCAAAAGAGCCTTAGTTATTTTTTTTGCAGGAGCTGGATTTAATATGGTAGTTACTCCTAAACTTTTAGCTAATTTAAAACTTTCCTCTGATACATCCATAGGGGTTTCAAATTGTGTTATTAGAATATCTGAATCTTTTATCGCTTTTTCATACTTATATATATCTTCTTTTTCTAAAGACATATTTGCACCTGATACAACTATTATAGAATTATCTCCTTTTTTATCCACAGTAATTATTGCCATACCCGTTGGCTCTTCTTTATCTTTTAATATGTACTCAACATTTATGTCATCGTTTTCAATATTCCTATATAAAATGTCGCCATTATCATCTTTTCCTACTTTTCCAATCATATAAACTTTGGATCCTAATCTAGATGCTGCCACTGCTTGATTAGCTCCTTTTCCACCAGCAACTTTATCTAAAGACCTCGCCAATAAAGTTTCTCCAACTTTAGCCATTCTATCTACTTTTAACACTATATCCATATTTATACTTCCTAAAACAGCAATTTTTGACAACATAAATCCCCCTTTCTTCGTTAAACCGGTTTACTAACCCGGTTTAACAATATTATATAGAGTTTTATTATAGCTGTCAACAGTTGACTATACTATTTATATGTATATTCAGAATTTTAAATTAGTATTTACTTGCTATAAATGAATTTATAGTAACTAAATACATATTAAACACATTATCTCAATATTTGATCATTGTTCACGAAAAAAATTTATGTAATACTTAATATCGAGGTGATTTTATGCTAAAAAAAATAATTATACCATTGGGATTAACATTAGCTTTAACATTTCCATTATCAGCAAAAGCTCAAGGTACATATACTATTCAAAAGGGTGATAGCCTTTGGAAAATAGCAGTAAAAAATGAAATTGGATTGGACGAGCTAATAAGTGCTAATCCTCAGCTAAAAAATCCTAGTCTAATTTACCCCGGTGAAAAAATATCTATTCCAAATTTAGATGAAATGAAATCTATGGAAAAAGAAGTTATAAAACTAGTCAATATTGAAAGAGCTAATAATGGTTTGGCTCCATTAAAGGAAAATTGGGAACTTTCTAGGGTAGCAAGATATAAATCTAGTGACATGATAACTAAAAATTATTTTTCTC
This window of the Clostridium cochlearium genome carries:
- a CDS encoding sugar ABC transporter ATP-binding protein codes for the protein MEKDKLEKKPFLEMKGISKAFSGVQALDNVELKVYEGEVLALLGENGAGKSTLMKILSGVYTKDKGSIFINEEEVDINGIKQAEKLGISIIHQELSLLPNLKIYENIFLGNEKYNGIFNKLDKDYMRSESKKLLSTIGFTTDEDTLVKDISIGEMQMIEIIKAISKKSKLIIMDEPTTALTEVETERLFKVINKLKSEGISIIYISHRLDEIFQICDRVNVLRDGKYVGEVKVEDTTKDDLITMMVGRKLEEQFPYKKVDKGDTLLEVNNLSYKDKVKNVSFQVRAGEILGLAGLMGSGRTELAKTIFGEYKKTSGEIYVNDKKVNINSPKQAIENGIAYLSEDRKKEGLILNMSVGNNISLCNLKKYENSMKKIDKEKELKEVDEYIKKLSVKTPSADQIIKNLSGGNQQKAIIAKWIMISPSILIIDEPTRGIDVGAKKEIYEVLNEIKSLGKAVIMISSDMPEVLGISDRILVMSEGNLAGELSREEATQEKIMKYAVASLN
- the rbsD gene encoding D-ribose pyranase, which encodes MKKVGILNSEISHVISKMGHTDSLAIGDCGLPIPEGTKRIDLALIKNIPTFMDTLKSVMMELEVEEVQIANETKEVSPEIFKEIKKQLGDKKIIFISHEELKNNLKDCKAVIRTGEQTPYANIILKSGVIF
- the safA gene encoding SafA/ExsA family spore coat assembly protein, encoding MLKKIIIPLGLTLALTFPLSAKAQGTYTIQKGDSLWKIAVKNEIGLDELISANPQLKNPSLIYPGEKISIPNLDEMKSMEKEVIKLVNIERANNGLAPLKENWELSRVARYKSSDMITKNYFSHTSPTYGSPFKMINSFGLKFSSAGENIAMGQRTPQEVVQAWMNSPGHRSNILNKNFTEIGVGLAKDANGNPYWTQMFIRP
- the rbsK gene encoding ribokinase, translated to MSKIAVLGSINMDIVLKVDRMAKVGETLLARSLDKVAGGKGANQAVAASRLGSKVYMIGKVGKDDNGDILYRNIENDDINVEYILKDKEEPTGMAIITVDKKGDNSIIVVSGANMSLEKEDIYKYEKAIKDSDILITQFETPMDVSEESFKLAKSLGVTTILNPAPAKKITKALLENTDIIVPNETEAFEITKVEIKDEKDMRESAKFFLENGVKFVVITLGEKGAAIVSKDKFEIVPAYKVNAVDTTAAGDSFIGALAHKLGDSELNFDNIKEGVLYGNKVSSIVVQKEGAQSSIPYLKEVEEVFKEG